One genomic window of Burkholderia diffusa includes the following:
- a CDS encoding ABC transporter ATP-binding protein encodes MSDKQIRLSVKGVNKRFGGLQALSDVGLEIKEGEIYGLIGPNGAGKTTFFNVITGLYTPDSGEFKLDGTEYKPTAVHQVAKTGIARTFQNIRLFGGMTALENVMVGRHVRTKHGLLGAVFQTPAERQEEREIKERAIELLEYVGVLQYADYTSRNLSYGHQRRLEIARALATDPKLLALDEPAAGMNATEKVELTRLLDKIRSDGRTILLIEHDVKLVMGLCNRMTVLDYGKVIAEGLPQDVQKNPKVIEAYLGAGVH; translated from the coding sequence ATGAGCGACAAGCAAATCCGACTGTCCGTCAAAGGCGTGAACAAGCGCTTCGGCGGCTTGCAGGCACTGTCCGACGTCGGCCTCGAGATCAAGGAAGGCGAAATCTACGGCCTGATCGGCCCGAACGGCGCCGGCAAGACGACGTTCTTCAACGTGATCACGGGTCTTTACACGCCGGACTCCGGCGAGTTCAAGCTCGACGGCACGGAATACAAGCCGACCGCGGTGCACCAGGTCGCGAAGACGGGCATCGCGCGCACGTTCCAGAACATTCGCCTGTTCGGCGGGATGACCGCACTCGAGAACGTGATGGTGGGCCGCCACGTGCGGACCAAGCACGGGCTGCTGGGCGCGGTGTTCCAGACGCCGGCCGAACGCCAGGAAGAGCGCGAGATCAAGGAGCGCGCGATCGAGCTGCTCGAATACGTGGGCGTGCTGCAGTACGCGGACTACACGTCGCGCAACCTGTCGTACGGTCACCAGCGCCGGCTGGAAATCGCCCGCGCGCTGGCGACCGACCCGAAGCTGCTCGCGCTCGACGAGCCGGCGGCCGGGATGAACGCGACCGAGAAGGTCGAACTCACGCGCCTGCTCGACAAGATCCGCTCGGACGGCCGCACGATTCTGCTGATCGAGCACGACGTGAAGCTCGTGATGGGATTGTGCAACCGGATGACGGTGCTCGATTACGGCAAGGTGATCGCCGAGGGTCTGCCGCAGGACGTGCAGAAGAATCCGAAGGTGATTGAGGCATATCTCGGCGCAGGGGTGCACTGA
- a CDS encoding ABC transporter permease subunit, which yields MTSIQPIESSTSLVEERNTAKTVIIGILTAAFVIAAPIIIGSAGGNYWVRVLDFAMLYVMLALGLNVVVGFAGLLDLGYIAFYAVGAYTAALLSSPHLTSQFEWIAALAPNGLHIPFLIIVPIAMALAATFGILLGAPTLRLRGDYLAIVTLGFGEIVRIFMNNLDRPVNITNGPKGITGIDPVHVGGFNLSQTHSIFGFQLPSVYMYYYLFVLCALLVIWVCTRLQHSRIGRAWAAIREDEIAAKAMGINTRNVKLLAFAMGASFGGLSGAMFGAFQGFVSPESFTFWESIVVLACVVLGGMGHIPGVILGAVLLAIFPEFLRSTMSPLQHALFGHDIVDTEVIRQALYGLAMVIIMLYRSEGLWPAPKHEDKIAKLAKRNSKKPVRA from the coding sequence ATGACATCCATTCAACCGATCGAATCCTCGACGTCGCTCGTCGAAGAGCGCAACACGGCCAAGACGGTCATCATCGGCATCCTGACCGCGGCCTTCGTGATCGCGGCGCCGATCATCATCGGCTCGGCGGGCGGCAACTACTGGGTCCGCGTGCTCGACTTCGCGATGCTGTACGTGATGCTCGCGCTCGGCCTGAACGTGGTGGTCGGCTTCGCCGGCCTGCTCGACCTCGGCTACATCGCGTTCTACGCGGTGGGCGCGTACACGGCGGCACTGCTGAGCTCGCCGCACCTGACCTCGCAGTTCGAGTGGATCGCGGCGCTCGCGCCGAACGGCCTGCACATCCCGTTCCTGATCATCGTGCCGATCGCGATGGCGCTCGCCGCGACCTTCGGGATCCTGCTGGGCGCGCCGACGCTGCGCCTGCGCGGCGACTACCTGGCGATCGTGACGCTCGGCTTCGGCGAAATCGTGCGGATCTTCATGAACAACCTCGACCGTCCGGTGAACATCACCAACGGCCCGAAGGGGATCACGGGTATCGATCCGGTGCACGTCGGCGGCTTCAACCTGTCGCAGACGCATTCGATCTTCGGCTTCCAGCTGCCGTCGGTCTACATGTACTACTACCTGTTCGTGCTTTGCGCGCTGCTGGTGATCTGGGTCTGTACGCGCCTGCAGCACTCGCGTATCGGCCGTGCATGGGCGGCGATCCGCGAAGATGAAATCGCCGCGAAGGCGATGGGCATCAACACCCGTAACGTGAAACTGCTCGCGTTCGCGATGGGCGCGTCGTTCGGCGGCCTGTCGGGCGCGATGTTCGGTGCGTTCCAGGGCTTCGTGTCGCCGGAGTCGTTCACGTTCTGGGAATCGATCGTCGTGCTCGCCTGCGTGGTGCTCGGCGGCATGGGCCACATCCCCGGCGTGATCCTCGGCGCGGTGCTGCTCGCGATCTTCCCGGAATTCCTGCGCTCGACGATGAGCCCGCTGCAGCATGCGCTGTTCGGTCACGACATCGTCGATACCGAAGTGATCCGTCAGGCGCTGTACGGCCTCGCGATGGTGATCATCATGCTGTATCGCTCGGAAGGCCTGTGGCCGGCGCCGAAGCATGAGGACAAGATCGCGAAACTGGCGAAGCGCAACAGCAAGAAGCCGGTGCGCGCTTAA